In Phyllobacterium zundukense, one DNA window encodes the following:
- the puuE gene encoding allantoinase PuuE, translating to MSDYPRNLIGYGRDTPDPKWPGGAKIAVQFVVNYEEGGESSILDNDPASESLLSEIVGAQAWPGQRNLNMESIYEYGSRAGFWRLWRMFTRRKLPVTVYGVTLAMARNPEAVAAMKEADWEIASHGLRWLEYKDFPEEIERQHILEAVRLHTEITGSRPLGIYQGKPSDNTLKLVMEEGGFVYSADSYADELPYWVAGPKGPHLIVPYTLDANDMRFATPQGFNSGDQFFTYLKDTFDVLYREGQEGAPKMMSIGLHCRLVGRPGRAAALERFLDYVQHHEEAWITRRIDIARHWHENHRPEPPANSP from the coding sequence TTGTCCGACTATCCCCGCAATCTGATTGGCTATGGCCGCGACACGCCCGACCCGAAATGGCCGGGCGGCGCCAAGATTGCCGTGCAGTTCGTGGTCAACTACGAGGAGGGCGGCGAGAGCTCGATCCTCGACAATGATCCGGCGTCGGAGAGCCTTTTGTCGGAAATCGTCGGGGCGCAAGCCTGGCCCGGCCAGCGCAATCTCAACATGGAATCGATCTACGAATATGGTTCGCGCGCCGGTTTCTGGCGGCTGTGGCGCATGTTCACCCGCCGCAAGCTGCCGGTTACCGTCTATGGCGTGACGCTTGCCATGGCGCGCAATCCGGAAGCGGTTGCTGCCATGAAGGAAGCGGACTGGGAGATCGCCAGTCACGGCCTGCGCTGGCTGGAATACAAGGACTTTCCCGAAGAGATCGAGCGCCAGCATATTCTCGAGGCGGTGCGGCTGCACACGGAAATCACCGGCTCGCGGCCGCTCGGTATCTATCAGGGCAAGCCTTCGGACAATACGCTGAAGCTCGTCATGGAGGAGGGCGGATTTGTCTATTCCGCCGACAGCTATGCCGACGAACTGCCCTATTGGGTCGCGGGACCAAAGGGGCCGCATCTGATCGTACCCTATACGCTCGACGCCAATGACATGCGCTTTGCGACGCCGCAGGGTTTCAATTCCGGCGACCAGTTTTTCACCTATCTGAAGGACACGTTCGATGTCCTTTACCGCGAGGGACAGGAAGGCGCGCCGAAGATGATGTCGATCGGGCTGCATTGCCGGCTTGTCGGGCGTCCGGGCCGCGCCGCCGCACTGGAGCGGTTCCTCGACTATGTTCAACACCATGAAGAAGCCTGGATCACACGCCGCATCGATATTGCAAGGCACTGGCATGAAAATCACCGGCCGGAGCCCCCTGCCAATTCACCCTGA
- a CDS encoding amino acid transporter, with translation MDIFTTVFNEQKKLTATWLNGLSVALWAVGGLAPLASSIYNANGPSALIAIGAAICIMVATALHLYARRTLRGLKP, from the coding sequence TTGGATATTTTTACCACGGTCTTTAATGAGCAGAAAAAGCTCACGGCGACATGGCTGAATGGATTATCCGTTGCCTTGTGGGCCGTGGGCGGATTAGCGCCGCTGGCGTCAAGCATCTATAATGCAAATGGGCCAAGTGCTTTGATCGCAATCGGCGCAGCTATTTGTATTATGGTTGCGACTGCATTACATTTGTATGCAAGACGAACATTGAGAGGGTTAAAACCGTGA
- a CDS encoding biotin transporter BioY, protein MIAVQTRSLAEEFQPEGQLAKAVWYVSLALAGTALMTLAAKTKVDMVFVNVTMQTFAVFAISAAYGSRLAVATMALYLFEGALGMPVFTGTPEKGIGLAYMVGPTGGYLLSYLAAAWIVGRAADKGFARNLVLLGVAMFAAEVVILGMGFLWMAYLLGFEKAFTFGVGPFIVADILKLALAAAIVPAVGSVFKRR, encoded by the coding sequence ATGATAGCAGTTCAAACCCGTTCCCTTGCCGAAGAATTCCAGCCGGAAGGCCAGCTTGCCAAGGCTGTCTGGTACGTTTCTCTCGCCCTCGCCGGAACGGCGCTGATGACCCTGGCCGCCAAGACCAAGGTCGACATGGTGTTCGTCAACGTAACGATGCAGACCTTCGCTGTTTTTGCTATCTCCGCGGCCTATGGCTCACGCCTCGCCGTTGCCACCATGGCGCTCTACCTGTTTGAAGGTGCGCTCGGCATGCCGGTATTCACCGGAACGCCAGAAAAGGGCATTGGCCTTGCCTATATGGTCGGCCCAACGGGCGGCTATCTTCTGTCCTACCTCGCAGCCGCATGGATTGTTGGTCGTGCCGCCGACAAGGGCTTCGCCCGCAATCTGGTCTTGCTCGGCGTGGCCATGTTTGCTGCTGAAGTGGTCATTCTCGGCATGGGCTTCCTTTGGATGGCCTATCTGCTTGGCTTCGAGAAGGCCTTTACCTTTGGTGTAGGACCTTTCATCGTTGCCGACATCCTCAAGCTGGCCCTGGCAGCTGCCATTGTCCCGGCGGTGGGTTCGGTGTTCAAGCGCCGGTGA
- a CDS encoding MBL fold metallo-hydrolase: MSLVFDSSFAPHYGEAVDIAPNVQRITVNNPSPFTFHGTNSYLVGQDTLALIDPGPIDDAHHAALLKAIAGRPVSHIFVSHTHRDHSPLATVMKNELGAILVAEGPHRPARALHIGEINLLDASGDIEFVPDMIAPDNSLIDGDGWAVRTIHTPGHTANHVVFALEGTGILFSADHVMAWATSIVAPPDGSMSDYMASLDRLLELESRVYFPGHGGPVTRPKTFVRGLKAHRKMRERAILERVKSGDRTIPAMVKAIYRETDPRLYGAAGLSVLAHLEDLVARGRVKTEANPAIDGVYWV, encoded by the coding sequence ATGTCTCTCGTTTTCGACAGTAGTTTTGCGCCACACTATGGCGAAGCCGTCGATATTGCGCCGAATGTGCAACGAATCACGGTCAATAATCCCAGCCCTTTCACATTCCACGGCACAAACTCCTATCTGGTCGGGCAGGACACACTGGCGCTGATCGATCCTGGACCCATCGACGACGCGCATCATGCAGCGCTGCTCAAAGCCATCGCCGGCCGGCCGGTCAGCCATATTTTCGTCAGCCACACCCATCGCGATCACTCGCCGCTGGCAACGGTGATGAAGAATGAACTCGGCGCCATTCTCGTGGCCGAGGGCCCGCACCGGCCGGCCCGCGCCCTGCACATCGGCGAGATCAACCTGCTCGACGCCAGCGGCGATATCGAATTCGTCCCCGATATGATTGCACCCGATAATTCGCTGATCGACGGCGACGGTTGGGCGGTGCGGACGATCCATACGCCCGGGCACACGGCAAACCATGTGGTGTTCGCGCTGGAGGGAACGGGCATCCTGTTTTCCGCCGATCATGTCATGGCCTGGGCCACCTCCATCGTCGCGCCACCCGATGGTTCCATGTCGGACTACATGGCGTCGCTCGACCGCCTGCTGGAGCTGGAGAGCCGTGTGTATTTTCCCGGCCATGGTGGTCCGGTGACCAGGCCGAAGACATTCGTGCGGGGCCTGAAAGCGCACAGGAAGATGCGCGAGCGCGCCATTCTGGAGCGGGTGAAATCCGGAGACCGCACCATTCCCGCCATGGTCAAGGCGATCTACCGCGAAACCGATCCGCGCCTGTACGGCGCAGCGGGCCTTTCGGTGCTCGCGCATCTGGAGGACCTGGTCGCCCGCGGCCGTGTAAAGACCGAGGCAAACCCTGCCATCGATGGGGTTTATTGGGTTTGA
- a CDS encoding DUF1499 domain-containing protein yields the protein MRTHFRRRQSISAKWSVRFAFLSAILLVLSSLGHRFEQIETPEFLWLLAIVAGLALLALLLSLKGFTSVWRRGDRGFPSAFWGAVIALVVLAPFASTLYQALALPTIYDVSTDITDPPDLFAAAGQRTERMNPLVNDEESRGLQSSAYPQVTGRRYDGSPDRILTAVNTVIANNGWTIVEQKGEPGVDEEILLEIVARTWLMGFTSDVVIRLSDEGETTYVDMRSVSRYGIHDLGENADRITAFMAALDAEVQSAQPEEETTQPAQ from the coding sequence ATGCGAACGCATTTCCGACGCCGCCAATCGATTTCAGCCAAGTGGTCGGTGCGCTTCGCTTTTCTTTCCGCGATCCTGCTTGTGCTCTCAAGCCTCGGGCATCGATTCGAGCAAATCGAAACGCCGGAATTTCTCTGGCTGCTCGCCATTGTCGCCGGCCTGGCGTTGCTGGCGCTTTTGCTCAGCCTCAAGGGTTTTACCAGCGTATGGCGCCGTGGCGATCGCGGTTTTCCGAGTGCCTTCTGGGGCGCGGTTATTGCGCTGGTTGTGCTGGCGCCCTTTGCCAGCACGCTCTATCAGGCGCTCGCTCTGCCAACGATATACGACGTCTCGACGGATATTACAGACCCGCCGGATCTCTTTGCCGCCGCAGGTCAGCGGACGGAGCGCATGAACCCGCTCGTCAATGACGAGGAAAGCCGCGGACTTCAGTCGAGTGCCTATCCGCAGGTGACGGGCCGCCGCTATGATGGGTCGCCAGACCGGATACTGACTGCGGTCAATACGGTCATCGCCAATAATGGCTGGACGATTGTCGAGCAGAAGGGCGAACCGGGCGTAGATGAGGAAATCCTGCTCGAAATCGTCGCGCGTACCTGGCTCATGGGCTTCACCAGCGATGTTGTCATCCGCCTCTCCGACGAAGGCGAAACCACCTATGTCGACATGCGCTCGGTCTCTCGCTACGGCATCCATGACCTTGGCGAGAATGCCGACCGCATCACCGCCTTCATGGCTGCGCTCGATGCGGAAGTCCAAAGTGCCCAGCCGGAAGAGGAAACCACTCAGCCGGCGCAGTGA
- a CDS encoding type II toxin-antitoxin system VapC family toxin produces the protein MRLVDTSAWIEWLIASPTGKIIAPLMPARDDWLVPAIVQLELAKWLTRELSEDKADQVIAFTQMCRVAPLETKIALAAAAICVQHKLATADAIVYATALEYDAELLTCDAHFDGLPGVTFIAKISA, from the coding sequence ATGCGCCTCGTCGATACGTCAGCCTGGATCGAATGGCTGATTGCATCTCCCACCGGGAAAATAATAGCACCTCTCATGCCGGCGCGGGACGATTGGCTGGTTCCGGCGATTGTACAGCTCGAACTTGCGAAATGGCTTACCCGGGAGCTAAGTGAGGACAAGGCGGATCAGGTCATTGCTTTCACCCAAATGTGCCGTGTTGCACCGCTCGAGACGAAGATCGCTCTGGCGGCTGCAGCGATTTGCGTCCAGCATAAACTTGCGACTGCCGACGCAATTGTTTACGCGACTGCATTGGAATATGACGCAGAACTTTTGACGTGCGACGCACATTTCGACGGACTGCCCGGCGTCACGTTCATTGCGAAGATCAGCGCCTGA
- a CDS encoding AbrB/MazE/SpoVT family DNA-binding domain-containing protein, which yields MPDTATLSTKFQISIPKAVRTARKWKAGQEFVFIPKETGVLLIPVPEQADLAGIAKGATSKNYRDRKDRF from the coding sequence ATGCCTGACACTGCAACACTTTCGACGAAGTTCCAGATTTCGATTCCGAAAGCTGTTCGTACTGCGCGTAAATGGAAGGCCGGGCAGGAGTTTGTCTTCATTCCGAAGGAAACAGGGGTGTTGCTTATCCCTGTTCCCGAACAGGCTGACCTCGCGGGGATTGCCAAGGGCGCCACGTCGAAGAACTATCGCGACCGCAAAGACCGGTTCTGA